The window GCCGCCGACGTGGGATGGATCACCGGGCACACGTACATCGTGTACGGTCCGCTCGCCAACGGTGCGACCACGGTCATGTTCGAGTCCACGCCGACCTATCCCGACGCCGGACGCTACTGGCGGATGGTCGACGACCTGGGGATCAACATCTTCTACACCGCACCCACGGCGCTCCGCGCGATCGCCCGCGCCGGTGACGAGCACGTGAAGCGCTACAAGCGTGACTCCCTGCGAGTGCTCGGCTCGGTCGGCGAGCCGATCAATCCCGAGATCTGGCGCTGGTACCACGACGTGGTCGGCAACGGCGAGTGCGCCGTGGTCGACACCTGGTGGCAGACGGAGACGGGCGGGATCCTGATCACGCCGCTGCCCGGAGTGACCCCCACCAAGCCGGGATCCGCAACCCTTCCCTTCTTCGGGGTCGAACCGACACTGGTGGATCCGGAGAGCGGCAAACCACTCGAGGGCAACGACGTGAACGGGGCTCTGTGCCTGTCGGCCCCGTGGCCGGGACAATCGCGCACGGTGTGGGGGGACCACCAGCGCTTCCGCGACACCTACTTCACCACCTACAAGGGCTATTACTTCACGGGCGACGGCTGCCGGCGTGACGAGGACGGCTACTACTGGATCACCGGACGCATCGACGACGTGCTGAACGTCAGCGGCCATCGGCTCGGCACGGCCGAGGTCGAGAGTGCGCTGGTCGCCCACCAGGGCGTGGCCGAAGCCGCCGTGGTGGGATACCCGCACGACATCAAGGGAACCGGTATCTACGCGTACGTGGTGCTGGGATCCGACTTCGGAGAAGGCGACGCCCAGCACATCGAGGGTGCGCTGCGCGAGCAGGTCCGCCACGCGATCGGTGCCTTCGCCGCCCCGGACGTGATCCACGCCACCAAGGGCCTGCCCAAGACGCGCAGTGGAAAGATCATGCGGCGGATCCTGCGCAAGATCGCCTCGAACGAGTACGAGGGGCTGGGCGACACCAGCACGCTGGCCGAACCGCAGGTGGTCGACGATCTGATCGAGGAACACCGCGAGCGGATGGGTTGAGCGTGGACTCCGCACTCGACGCCTTCGAACGGACCGCGGTCGATGCGCTGCTCGCGGGCGACCATCCCGTGCTCGAGCGGCTGCGGTCCCAGATGGCGACGGCCTCCGTACGTGATCGCGAGCAGGGCGAGTTCGGTCGGTTCACCGACCTGTGGGTCGAAGCCGACCCGATCGACGTCCAGGACCGCTTCGCGATCGACGACGTCTACGCCCGGGTCCGGGGGGTCGAGGACGAGGTCGCCCTGCTGCTGCACGTGGTCCGCGGGCGTCTCAAGACCCTCGAGGCCTTCGTCCCCCGTCCGGTCTGGCCCGACGAGCCGGAACTCGTCGAGACCTGGTACGTTGCACCCGACGTCGAGGAAGCCGGTCAGCTGCACCGTGGAGCCGAACGCACGCTCACCTTCGCCCTGCGGGGTCTCACCACACCCCGCGAAGACGACTGAGCCGGTCGCGAGCCACGCATCCGGCGTGCTAGACTCGACGAAACGTCCTTTGTCCTCGCCGCCCTCCCGTCGCGCCTCGCGACGACGGCTCCCGCTCGCACCCCAGGACTCCATGGAAAGGATGCCCGCATGAAGCGCGCACCGGAGCGGGCCGCGGTCCGCCGCCTCGCCGCGGCCTGGCCACTGGCCTGCCTCGTCCTTCTCGCCGTCGTGTTCCCGCCGAACACCGGATCCGGGCCGGCCACGGCCGCGACCGACAACACGTCCGGGCTCCGGATCTCCCTCGACCCCGACAGCGGTGCACCCGTCGGCATGCCGCCGGCGAGCGCGCTCGAGCGCTCGTTCTCGCTGGACCGGGCTCTGAGCCGATCCAGCGCCGGCCTCGTGGAACGACGCAACCCGGACGGATCCTACGGGGTCCACCTCCAGGGTCGCTTCATGAGCGCGAGCGTCGCCCACATCGACGACCAGGGCCGTCTGCACCGCGTGTGCACCGACGACCCCGAACACGCCCGCGCCGTCCTCCGCGGCGAGACGCAGCCGTCCTGTGACCACGATCACGACCCCGCGTCCTGGGAGGTGAAGTGATGCGACGTCGCCTCACCGCCCTCGGGCTCGCCGCTCTGCTGATGGCGTCCAGTCCGGCAC is drawn from Candidatus Krumholzibacteriia bacterium and contains these coding sequences:
- the acs gene encoding acetate--CoA ligase — its product is MSDVYDVKDHIRSRAHIDSMAEYERLYRLSLDNPEWFWAEQAKALTWFHPWNMVFDADYEEVDFAWYSGGRLNACFNCVDRHVPERGEETAIIWASDEAGVYKHISYRELKHQVARIANVLLKFGVRKGDRVCIYMPMIPEAAYTMLACARIGAVHSVVFGGFSAESLRDRIVDAQAKVVVTADEGLRGGKVIPLKKITDRAIEGMSTVETVLVAKRTGNDVPMQVGRDHWLEEEAHRQRSTCTVEWMGAEDPLFVLYTSGSTGRPKGVMHTTGGYMVYAAMTHKYVFDYHPGDVYCCAADVGWITGHTYIVYGPLANGATTVMFESTPTYPDAGRYWRMVDDLGINIFYTAPTALRAIARAGDEHVKRYKRDSLRVLGSVGEPINPEIWRWYHDVVGNGECAVVDTWWQTETGGILITPLPGVTPTKPGSATLPFFGVEPTLVDPESGKPLEGNDVNGALCLSAPWPGQSRTVWGDHQRFRDTYFTTYKGYYFTGDGCRRDEDGYYWITGRIDDVLNVSGHRLGTAEVESALVAHQGVAEAAVVGYPHDIKGTGIYAYVVLGSDFGEGDAQHIEGALREQVRHAIGAFAAPDVIHATKGLPKTRSGKIMRRILRKIASNEYEGLGDTSTLAEPQVVDDLIEEHRERMG